Proteins from a single region of Lachnospiraceae bacterium:
- a CDS encoding nucleotidyl transferase AbiEii/AbiGii toxin family protein, producing the protein MNISAEEKIMYMVMKAIYDSNIPISFKGSMVLRACLLEAGYDDEMRHTVDIDANWNSDTAPSANQMVDALQRAIEKSDIDLDLDIRLYRMYGENRSAGFELIERSTAEVLFTMDIDVNRPLSPTKIYEIEGIRFCGISPLQMVSDKIAAISTDKVFRRIKDVVDLYYISKIFKFNSLNVLNALQHSKRTLDSFQGFLYRPDDLRHSYEKFRFTGDVTKPPFEEIYQKVKAYIKDILPKDEQEPK; encoded by the coding sequence TTGAATATATCAGCAGAAGAAAAAATAATGTATATGGTTATGAAAGCTATATACGACAGTAATATTCCCATTAGCTTCAAAGGCTCAATGGTTTTAAGGGCCTGCTTACTTGAAGCCGGTTATGATGATGAAATGCGCCATACTGTCGACATCGATGCTAATTGGAACTCAGACACTGCGCCATCAGCTAATCAGATGGTAGACGCTTTACAAAGGGCAATTGAAAAAAGTGATATCGATTTAGATTTGGATATACGCTTATACAGAATGTATGGAGAAAACCGCTCCGCTGGCTTTGAACTAATTGAACGCTCTACCGCTGAAGTTCTTTTTACAATGGATATTGATGTAAACAGACCCCTTTCACCTACAAAAATCTACGAAATAGAAGGAATTCGTTTTTGTGGGATTTCTCCGTTACAGATGGTATCTGATAAAATCGCAGCAATCTCTACTGACAAGGTATTCCGCAGAATAAAGGATGTCGTAGATTTGTACTATATTTCCAAGATTTTCAAATTTAACTCCTTAAACGTTTTAAATGCTCTGCAGCACAGCAAAAGAACTTTAGATAGCTTTCAAGGTTTTCTTTATAGACCTGATGATTTAAGACATTCTTATGAAAAATTCCGTTTCACAGGTGACGTAACCAAACCACCCTTCGAGGAAATCTACCAAAAAGTAAAAGCATATATTAAAGATATTCTCCCCAAGGATGAACAGGAGCCTAAATAA